In Dromaius novaehollandiae isolate bDroNov1 chromosome 14, bDroNov1.hap1, whole genome shotgun sequence, a genomic segment contains:
- the CCNF gene encoding cyclin-F, with translation MKAGVIHCRCSRCFSFPSKRRIRKRPRVLTLLSLPEDVLFHVLKGLPAEDILSVRAVHSHLKYLVDNHASVWACASFQEIWPSPNNLKMFERAAEKGNFEAAVKLGIAYLYNEGLSISDEGRAEVNGLKASHFFSLAERLNVRAAPFIWLFIRPPWSLSGSCCKAVVYESLKAECQLEKVQKGSILHCLAKVLSLFEDEEKRKESLEMFEESSKQGCLNSSYLLWESNRKAAMSDPGRYLQSLRKLRDYAAKGCWEAQITLAKACGNGNQLGLEAKSSNEMVSQIFQASLPVSKQSIFTVQKGMNETMRYILIDWLVEVATMKDFSSLCLHMTVGCVDRYLKLRPVPRARLQLLGIACMVICTRFVSKEILTIREAVWLTDNTYKYEDLVRMMGEIISALEGKIRIPTVVDYEEVLSNIVSLERRTLHLYSFICELSLLNTSLCVYSPARLAAAALLLAKILHKQAHPWTSQLSECTGFSLEDLLPCVLSLHQKCFHDDVPKDYRQVSLTAVKQRFEDERYEEIGKEKMMSYSQLCSLLGVKQEDPEPSPLHTNMVEIQTFLSSPSGKRTKRRREDSIQDDRGSFVTTPTAELSTQEESLLDNFLDWSLDSCSGYEGDQESEGEKDGDVTAPSGILDVTVVYMDPAEHCCQDSSDEDNLAAGWPEHAVPLSEAQLPDGSHVLPAYLTPRNPNLEGSSGYSSVNSTSPTSSVEGSFGVPLKTTSALSLGSAMNKGLCQPCYLKSCLQSVCARPSDGKCDRRQVKRKNVAEHSEERVNLGFLSL, from the exons ATGAAGGCGGGCG taatTCACTGTAGATGTTCCAgatgtttttccttcccttcaaaGCGAAGGATAAGAAAACGGCCCCGAGTCCTGACGTTGTTAAGTCTGCCTGAAGATGTTCTGTTTCACGTTCTGAAAGGCCTTCCTGCTGAGGACATCCTTTCAGTCAGAGCC GTGCACTCGCATCTTAAATACCTTGTGGATAATCATGCTAGCGTTTGGGCATGTgcgagtttccaagaaatatggCCTTCTCCTAACAATCTGAAGATGTTTGAAAG GGCTGCTGAAAAGGGTAACTTTgaagctgctgtgaagctggggaTAGCATACCTGTACAATGAAGGCT TGTCCATCTCTGATGAGGGTCGTGCAGAAGTGAATGGATTAAAGGCATCTCATTTCTTCAGTCTGGCGGAGCGTCTGAATGTGCGCGCAGCCCCATTCATCTGGCTTTTTATTCGTCCTCCCTGGTCCTTGAGTGGAAGCTGTTGTAAAGCTGTGGTCTATGAAAGTCTCAAAGCAGAATGTCAGTTGGAGAAA GTTCAAAAAGGATCTATTCTCCACTGCTTGGCTAAGGTCTTAAGTCTCTTTGAG gatgaagaaaaaagaaaagaatcccttGAAATGTTTGAAGAATCTTCAAAGCAGGGTTGTTTAAACAGCTCCTACCTCCTTTGGGAAAGTAACAGAAAGGCTGCT ATGTCAGATCCTGGCAGATACCTCCAAAGCCTCAGGAAGCTAAGGGACTATGCAGCAAAAGGCTGCTGGGAAGCACAG ATAACTTTAGCTAAAGCTTGTGGGAACGGAAACCAACTAGGATTAGAAGCAAAATCTTCCAATGAAATGGTGTCTCAGATCTTTCAAGCCTCCCTCCCTGTCAGCAAGCAAAGTATCTTCACTGTGCAGAAAGGAATGAATGAAACAATGAG GTACATCCTGATTGACTGGTTGGTAGAAGTGGCTACCATGAAAGACTTTTCTAGCCTATGCCTTCACATGACAGTAGGATGCGTGGATCGTTATTTGAAACTGAGACCTGTACCCCGGGCTCGACTCCAACTTCTGGGAATTGCCTGCATGGTCATTTGCACACG TTTCGTCAGCAAAGAGATCTTGACAATACGGGAAGCTGTGTGGCTAACAGACAACACATACAAATATGAAGACCTGGTCAGAATGATGGGTGAGATCATTTCTGCCCTAGAAGGAAAGATAAGG ATACCTACTGTGGTGGACTACGAAGAAGTATTGTCAAACATAGTCTCGCTGGAGAGAAGAACTCTTCACCTTTACAGCTTCATTTGTGAACTGTCGCTGCTGAACACAAGCCTCTGTGTGTATTCCCCAGCTCGTCTGGCcgctgcagcactgctgctggctAAGATACTACACAAGCAAG CACATCCCTGGACAAGCCAGCTGTCTGAATGCACTGGTTTCTCTCTCGAAGACCTGTTGCCGTGTGTGCTAAGCCTCCACCAAAAATG CTTCCATGATGATGTCCCAAAGGATTATAGGCAGGTGTCTTTAACTGCAGTGAAACAACGATTTGAAGATGAGCGTTACGAAGAAATAGGTAAAGAAAAG atgatgagTTACAGCCAGCTGTGTTCATTGTTGGGTGTGAAGCAGGAAGACCCGGAGCCCAGCCCCTTGCACACAAATATGGTGGAAATTCAGACTTTCCTTAGCTCTCCCTCTGGAAAGAGAACTAAAAG GAGGAGGGAAGACAGCATTCAGGATGACAGAGGCAGCTTTGTGACTACACCCACAGCTGAGCTATCCACCCAGGAAGAAAGTCTTCTAGACAATTTTCTGGACTGGAGTTTAGACTCCTGCTCTGGTTATGAAGGTGATCAGGAAAGTGAAGGCGAGAAAGATGGAGATG TGACAGCTCCCAGTGGAATCCTGGATGTAACTGTGGTCTATATGGATCCAGCAGAGCACTGCTGTCAAGACTCCAGTGATGAAGATAACCTAGCTGCAGGCTGGCCTGAGCATGCAGTACCACTGAGTGAGGCTCAGCTGCCAGATGGCAGTCATGTTCTTCCAGCATATCTCACCCCAAGAAATCCTAACCTAGAAGGGAGCTCAGGCTACTCCTCTGTCAACAGCACCAGTCCTACATCTTCTGTAGAAGGCAGCTTTGGAGTACCTCTCAAAACTACCTCAGCACTGTCTCTTGGCAGTGCCATGAACAAGGGGCTGTGCCAGCCTTGTTACTTGAAATCATGTTTACAGTCAGTCTGTGCTAGGCCTAGTGATGGCAAGTGTGACAGAAGACAAGTCAAGCGAAAAAATGTTGCAGAACACAGTGAAGAAAGGGTGAACTTGGGCTTCTTAAGTCTCTGA